One genomic window of Polyangium aurulentum includes the following:
- a CDS encoding MBOAT family O-acyltransferase, with translation MNFISKEYAVFFAVAFVGWWALALIRPSFARAGGRLPAGWPRILFLLVMSYGFYAAWDWRYLPLIFGSSTVDFLLARAIDHEKDARRRKALLTITVVLNLGFLGFFKYADFTVENARLLWSFLSGHDVGAAEPLRLLPPVGISFFTFESMSYVIDVYRGDLPAHRSYFRYLLFVSFFPHLVAGPIVRPRDLLPQLERVPTLTSPDGAEAMFVIAIGLLKKVVIADQLAIHLVDRVFERPENFSALETLAGVYGYAVQIYCDFSGYSDIAIGSALLLGVRFPPNFNAPYSATNLADFWHRWHISLSTWLRDYLYIPLGGNRGAPWKTYRNNMLTMVLGGLWHGAAWTYVFWGFLHGLGLGVTRFVQRSREEAGAPKGKPLMPRPLAVFLTFNYVCLAWIFFRAPTFGTAVRVLEQIGTLTTFHPNLPPVVIALLALGLLSQFLPRAAYDRLRGTFGSMPAPVQGAMLFVVAVVLHEAASVKAVPFVYFQF, from the coding sequence GTGAACTTCATCAGCAAAGAGTACGCCGTCTTCTTCGCCGTCGCGTTCGTGGGCTGGTGGGCACTCGCGCTCATCCGGCCCTCCTTCGCCCGCGCGGGAGGACGACTGCCGGCCGGCTGGCCTCGCATCCTGTTCCTCCTGGTGATGAGCTACGGCTTCTACGCCGCGTGGGACTGGCGCTACCTGCCGCTCATCTTCGGCTCGTCCACGGTCGACTTCCTCCTCGCCCGCGCCATCGATCACGAGAAGGACGCCCGCCGCCGCAAGGCCCTGCTGACGATCACGGTCGTCTTGAACCTGGGCTTCCTCGGCTTCTTCAAGTACGCCGACTTCACCGTCGAGAACGCGCGCCTCCTCTGGTCGTTCCTGTCGGGCCACGACGTCGGCGCCGCCGAGCCTCTGCGGCTCCTGCCGCCCGTCGGCATCTCGTTCTTCACGTTCGAGTCGATGAGCTACGTGATCGACGTCTACCGCGGCGATCTACCGGCTCACCGGAGCTACTTCCGCTACCTGCTCTTCGTCTCGTTCTTCCCGCACCTCGTCGCGGGTCCCATCGTCCGCCCGCGCGATCTGCTGCCGCAGCTCGAGCGCGTGCCGACCCTCACGAGCCCCGACGGCGCCGAGGCCATGTTCGTGATCGCGATCGGCCTGCTCAAGAAGGTGGTCATCGCCGATCAGCTCGCGATCCACCTCGTCGACCGCGTCTTCGAGCGCCCCGAGAACTTCTCCGCGCTCGAGACTCTCGCCGGCGTCTACGGCTACGCGGTGCAGATCTACTGCGACTTCTCGGGCTACAGCGACATCGCGATCGGCTCGGCGCTCTTGCTCGGCGTGCGCTTCCCGCCGAACTTCAACGCGCCCTACAGCGCCACGAACCTCGCGGACTTCTGGCACCGCTGGCACATCTCGCTGTCGACGTGGCTGCGCGACTATCTGTACATCCCGCTCGGCGGCAACCGCGGCGCGCCCTGGAAGACCTACCGCAACAACATGCTCACCATGGTCCTCGGCGGCCTGTGGCACGGCGCGGCGTGGACCTACGTGTTCTGGGGCTTTCTGCACGGGCTCGGGCTCGGCGTGACGCGCTTCGTGCAGCGCTCTCGCGAGGAAGCGGGCGCGCCGAAGGGCAAGCCGCTCATGCCGCGCCCCCTGGCCGTGTTCCTCACGTTCAACTACGTCTGCCTCGCGTGGATTTTCTTCCGCGCCCCGACCTTCGGCACCGCCGTGCGCGTGCTCGAGCAGATCGGCACGCTGACGACCTTCCACCCGAACCTGCCCCCGGTGGTGATCGCCCTCCTCGCGCTCGGGCTCCTCTCGCAATTCCTGCCCCGGGCGGCGTACGATCGACTCCGCGGCACCTTCGGCTCGATGCCCGCGCCGGTGCAAGGTGCGATGCTGTTCGTCGTCGCGGTCGTCCTGCACGAGGCGGCGAGCGTCAAGGCGGTGCCCTTCGTGTACTTCCAGTTCTAG
- a CDS encoding HEAT repeat domain-containing protein, which yields MAVPRTRCSLAAPPLLFALLLAALAPADARGEPTRRASPAQTAKAAKALREKLAALQARIERGEAEEALAALVEARALGADAAPLAPAVEVLLKEGTNVPVALASIDALGAMRARSSSAVIGNHLRHRSPELRRAAARALVETGGPEAATALREGLRSSDEQVRVASAEGLGRLGGATAMDDLYKALDRGLLTAASAIGDLCRDEGCSGLASRAGTLETAALVAGFDKIFFRPSPLPEELLVNLVERLRAHGRQEVDAYLERVASRWPATASQRVARALAGAAAEGGGT from the coding sequence ATGGCCGTGCCGCGCACGCGCTGCTCTCTCGCGGCCCCCCCGCTCCTGTTCGCGCTGCTCCTCGCTGCGCTCGCGCCCGCAGACGCGCGCGGCGAGCCCACGCGTCGCGCATCGCCGGCCCAGACAGCGAAGGCGGCGAAGGCGCTGCGGGAGAAGCTCGCCGCGCTGCAGGCGCGCATCGAGCGCGGCGAGGCCGAAGAAGCGCTCGCGGCGCTGGTGGAGGCACGGGCGCTCGGAGCGGATGCGGCGCCGCTCGCGCCGGCAGTCGAGGTGCTGTTGAAAGAGGGGACCAACGTGCCCGTGGCGCTCGCGTCGATCGACGCGCTCGGCGCGATGCGGGCGCGATCGTCGAGCGCGGTGATCGGCAACCATCTCAGGCACCGAAGCCCCGAGCTTCGCCGCGCCGCGGCGCGTGCGCTCGTCGAGACCGGCGGGCCCGAGGCTGCGACGGCCCTGCGCGAGGGGCTGCGATCGAGCGATGAGCAGGTGCGCGTCGCCTCGGCGGAGGGGCTCGGGAGGCTCGGGGGCGCGACGGCGATGGACGACCTGTACAAGGCCCTCGATCGAGGTCTGCTCACGGCGGCTTCGGCGATCGGAGATCTGTGTCGAGACGAGGGTTGCAGCGGCCTCGCCTCGCGCGCCGGCACGCTCGAGACCGCGGCGCTCGTGGCCGGGTTCGACAAGATCTTCTTCCGCCCGAGCCCGTTGCCCGAGGAGCTGCTCGTGAACCTCGTCGAGCGGCTGCGCGCGCACGGCCGGCAGGAGGTGGATGCGTACCTCGAGCGCGTGGCCTCACGCTGGCCCGCGACGGCGTCGCAGCGGGTGGCGCGGGCGCTCGCAGGCGCGGCGGCGGAGGGCGGAGGCACATGA
- a CDS encoding sensor histidine kinase encodes MRPGIRLQLLVALGTLLGLAFLPLFFAVASLTRATMAGAIPSAPLIRLLGLYMGIFAFALLVFTYIAMTRLVVDPIERLSRAAGKVAEGARRLEAPKAGARELAELGESLARMTERLRADEESLRAKIAETERFAAELEGAQERLVRSERLASVGRLAAGLAHEIGNPIAAILGFQELLLAGGLDEADQRDFLVRMKRETERIHRILRDLLDFARPATSVRGSAIDLSAQGSVPGAIEAALSLVRPQKAMRDVAITTDVDPSLPLVPLSEERLVQVLLNLLFNAADAVPKDGGVINVRAKRAPEGVRIEVEDNGPGVAPSIRDRLFEPFVTTKDVGKGTGLGLAVCRGLAESAGGTIAAEEGAAGGARFVVTLPAERASSG; translated from the coding sequence GTGCGCCCCGGCATACGGCTCCAGCTCCTCGTTGCGCTCGGCACGCTCCTCGGACTTGCCTTCCTGCCGCTCTTCTTCGCAGTGGCGAGCCTGACGCGGGCGACCATGGCAGGCGCCATCCCGAGCGCGCCGCTGATCCGGCTCCTCGGCCTCTACATGGGCATCTTCGCCTTCGCCCTTCTCGTCTTCACGTACATCGCGATGACGCGCCTCGTGGTCGACCCGATCGAGCGCCTCTCACGCGCCGCGGGCAAGGTGGCCGAGGGCGCGCGGCGGCTCGAAGCGCCCAAGGCGGGCGCGCGCGAGCTCGCCGAGCTCGGCGAGAGCCTCGCCCGCATGACCGAACGCCTGCGCGCCGACGAGGAGAGCTTGCGCGCGAAGATCGCCGAGACCGAGCGCTTCGCGGCCGAGCTCGAAGGCGCGCAGGAGCGTCTCGTGCGCAGCGAGCGCCTCGCGTCGGTCGGGCGCCTCGCCGCCGGGCTCGCGCACGAGATCGGCAACCCCATCGCCGCCATCCTCGGCTTTCAGGAGCTGCTCCTCGCCGGCGGCCTCGACGAGGCCGACCAGCGTGACTTTCTCGTCCGCATGAAGCGCGAGACCGAGCGCATCCACCGCATCCTGCGCGATCTGCTCGACTTCGCGCGCCCCGCGACGAGCGTGCGCGGCAGCGCGATCGACCTCTCCGCGCAAGGCTCGGTCCCGGGCGCGATCGAAGCGGCCCTGTCCCTCGTTCGCCCGCAAAAAGCGATGCGCGACGTCGCGATCACGACCGACGTCGACCCCTCGTTGCCGCTCGTCCCGCTCTCGGAAGAGCGCCTCGTGCAGGTTCTCTTGAACCTTCTCTTCAACGCCGCCGACGCGGTGCCGAAGGACGGCGGCGTGATCAACGTGCGCGCGAAGCGAGCCCCCGAGGGCGTGCGCATCGAGGTCGAGGACAACGGGCCCGGCGTCGCGCCTTCGATTCGCGATCGGCTCTTCGAGCCCTTCGTCACCACCAAGGACGTCGGTAAAGGAACGGGCCTCGGGCTCGCTGTCTGCCGCGGGCTCGCCGAGTCCGCGGGCGGGACCATCGCGGCCGAGGAAGGCGCGGCGGGCGGCGCGAGGTTCGTCGTCACGCTGCCCGCAGAACGCGCGAGCTCGGGCTAG
- a CDS encoding PQQ-binding-like beta-propeller repeat protein — protein MRRVALGSALAAALAGASCGGGQTRGTAFDEAWHDEDGTVLTGFQKTNGPFTVPPGVDVAVGLVAGRTIIGAPLDGGSRWRYTHALDGRPAVAGTVVVGKGAGEVFALDARTGAVLWKRAAGGLLRGAGDDGQTTVVSLMSTTGLGSVVLAVARDGVVLRQIEDQAAIGVPAIVDRFAFLPWRGRYITVYDLGSGEETARITLAHPTSRAFALGGALFFGEEAVTRFDERIHLAPRGNASTVTVNGAKLPSAPRWLGSGDEVLPTRAVSADEVRLYARPNARGPMGLDGGRAALAYRRLVTGLEAETGKVAWVHVAEEEILGGAAYEGGFALCGAKGTVTFLDAAKGAPAGELSLGHPVDACIVQADRLRKKIVGGPSSLVESLTRALELASPELVPMQVHLLDTAARLEDDVITDLIISLAGGERGSSLLVDEARRVLAERRTGAGRMIAALNQPYDFLGGVLKSPPVGPLADALLAMRERQVAPVLARYLEDPACSADDVERAAAAVAELAGPAELPALLSFFAHYRGYDGEGESVARAVVHVARALVRLGQGAVVERAASDRFTSPAIKDKLAELSRPPRVAL, from the coding sequence ATGAGGCGGGTGGCGCTGGGGAGCGCGCTCGCGGCCGCGCTCGCGGGGGCTTCTTGCGGCGGCGGACAGACGCGCGGGACGGCCTTCGACGAGGCCTGGCACGACGAAGACGGCACCGTCCTGACCGGGTTCCAGAAGACAAACGGGCCCTTCACCGTGCCGCCGGGCGTCGACGTGGCCGTGGGGCTCGTTGCAGGTCGAACGATCATCGGCGCGCCGCTCGATGGAGGCAGCCGCTGGCGCTACACGCACGCGCTCGATGGCCGCCCCGCGGTGGCGGGCACGGTGGTCGTGGGCAAGGGCGCGGGCGAGGTCTTCGCGCTCGACGCGCGCACGGGGGCGGTGCTCTGGAAGCGCGCGGCCGGTGGCCTTCTGCGCGGCGCGGGCGACGACGGCCAGACGACCGTGGTCTCGCTGATGAGCACCACGGGCCTCGGCAGCGTGGTGCTCGCGGTCGCGCGCGACGGCGTCGTGCTGCGGCAAATCGAGGACCAGGCGGCGATCGGCGTGCCCGCGATCGTCGATCGGTTCGCGTTCCTGCCCTGGCGAGGGCGTTACATCACGGTCTACGACCTCGGCTCGGGCGAGGAGACGGCGCGCATCACGCTCGCGCACCCGACGAGCCGCGCCTTCGCGCTCGGCGGAGCGCTCTTCTTCGGCGAGGAGGCCGTCACGCGCTTCGACGAGCGCATCCACCTCGCGCCCCGCGGCAACGCCTCCACCGTGACCGTCAACGGCGCCAAGCTGCCCTCGGCTCCTCGATGGCTCGGCTCGGGCGACGAGGTGCTCCCCACGCGCGCGGTGAGCGCCGACGAGGTGCGCCTTTACGCGCGGCCGAACGCGCGCGGGCCGATGGGGCTCGACGGCGGACGCGCGGCGCTCGCGTATCGCCGCCTCGTCACGGGGCTCGAGGCCGAGACGGGCAAGGTCGCCTGGGTGCACGTGGCCGAAGAGGAGATCCTCGGCGGCGCCGCGTACGAGGGAGGCTTCGCGCTCTGCGGCGCCAAGGGCACCGTGACCTTCCTCGACGCAGCGAAGGGCGCGCCCGCGGGCGAGCTGTCGCTCGGTCACCCCGTCGACGCTTGCATCGTGCAGGCCGATCGCCTGCGCAAGAAGATCGTCGGAGGGCCGTCTTCTCTCGTCGAGTCGCTCACGCGCGCGCTCGAGCTCGCCTCGCCCGAGCTCGTGCCGATGCAGGTCCACCTGCTCGACACGGCCGCGCGGCTCGAGGACGACGTGATCACCGATCTGATCATCTCGCTCGCGGGCGGCGAGCGTGGCTCGTCGTTGCTCGTGGACGAGGCGCGCCGCGTGCTCGCCGAGCGCCGCACGGGCGCCGGGCGCATGATCGCCGCGCTCAACCAGCCCTACGACTTCCTCGGAGGCGTCTTGAAGAGCCCGCCGGTCGGTCCGCTCGCGGACGCGCTCCTGGCCATGCGCGAGCGGCAGGTCGCTCCGGTGCTCGCGCGCTACCTCGAAGATCCCGCCTGCTCGGCCGACGACGTCGAGCGGGCGGCGGCTGCGGTCGCCGAGCTTGCAGGCCCCGCAGAGCTCCCCGCCCTGCTCTCGTTCTTCGCGCACTACCGCGGCTACGACGGCGAAGGGGAGAGCGTCGCGCGCGCGGTCGTTCACGTGGCGCGCGCGCTCGTGCGGCTCGGTCAGGGTGCGGTGGTCGAGCGCGCCGCGAGCGATCGGTTCACGAGCCCGGCGATCAAGGACAAGCTCGCCGAGCTGTCACGACCTCCGCGCGTCGCGCTCTGA
- a CDS encoding sensor domain-containing diguanylate cyclase: MAPLVVLVLKLRRAARTVAPFLCAVALAALVVIDAESPLAPLYAVPGAFLLGGMLVSRAANRAKAIEGTFKLDLELGALFLVLAYAAVTRVDGALDGRMYPLVYVCVGLVSAFARPAASVVVLFFALGTDFALRHYAMPASSMQGILYTAAFMGIFASFNALLLRAEIARVRKALRERIQAEVDKLRDDARSYRLLGAPAPARAGARGTDEERLARSGVEEIHQSVLFALRLLRQAMNLHTAVLLWQNDAGTHLRISELCSDDPNVAEGPFLAGDGIFGAAITQRSAVAIGNLKPGYKLPYYAGPCPVRAALALPVFEHGAIRGILVVDRATDEPFTPREQELVEEASRYAVRAIQNERVFVQLERAKVEQGKLYRAAEALNAATTEADVVDAGVKSAREITSVDFAAVTLFDEVSKTHEVRAVSGGDAEGVVGQRFKNNAGLVSMALENKHPLPYRGEYDDKRQTVFTRKVAPPAMPSIIVLPMLVHDKPLGTLVLGSRRRGAFNDAARSTLEVLASHVAVSLANARMMRRLEELATMDGLTGLLNKRAMLEVADQKIKASKRFGRKLSVLVTDIDHFKKVNDTYGHDAGDVIIKGLGEILRRERRVTDAVARFGGEEFVVICEETDARGALMLAERVREELGKTIFHAPKPGPDGQPVTIRVTCSIGVATFPEAGATWEEMFKAADEALYTSKRSGRNRTTAYAPAPRAALPSKAQSAA, from the coding sequence ATGGCACCGCTCGTGGTCCTCGTGCTCAAGCTCCGGCGCGCCGCTCGAACGGTGGCGCCTTTCCTGTGCGCCGTCGCCCTCGCCGCGCTCGTGGTGATCGACGCCGAGAGCCCGCTTGCGCCGCTCTACGCGGTGCCGGGTGCGTTCCTGCTCGGCGGGATGCTGGTGTCGCGCGCGGCGAACCGGGCGAAGGCGATCGAGGGCACCTTCAAGCTCGACCTCGAGCTCGGCGCCCTCTTTCTCGTCCTCGCGTACGCGGCGGTGACGCGGGTCGACGGCGCGCTCGACGGGCGGATGTACCCGCTCGTCTACGTGTGCGTCGGGCTCGTGAGCGCGTTCGCGCGGCCTGCGGCGTCGGTGGTGGTGCTGTTCTTCGCGCTCGGCACCGACTTCGCGCTCCGGCACTACGCGATGCCGGCGTCGAGCATGCAGGGGATCCTCTACACGGCGGCGTTCATGGGGATCTTCGCCTCGTTCAACGCGCTGCTGCTCCGCGCGGAGATCGCCCGCGTGCGCAAGGCGCTGCGCGAGCGCATCCAGGCCGAGGTGGACAAGCTGCGTGACGACGCGCGCAGCTACAGGCTCCTCGGCGCGCCGGCTCCGGCACGCGCGGGCGCGCGGGGGACCGACGAGGAGCGCCTCGCGCGGTCGGGCGTGGAGGAGATTCACCAGTCGGTGCTGTTCGCGCTGCGGCTCCTGCGCCAGGCGATGAACCTGCACACGGCCGTGCTGCTCTGGCAGAACGACGCGGGCACGCACCTGCGCATCAGCGAGCTTTGCTCCGACGATCCGAACGTGGCCGAGGGTCCGTTCCTCGCGGGCGACGGCATCTTCGGCGCGGCGATCACGCAGCGGTCGGCGGTGGCGATCGGCAACTTGAAGCCCGGCTACAAGCTGCCGTACTACGCGGGCCCGTGCCCGGTGCGCGCGGCGCTCGCGTTGCCGGTGTTCGAGCACGGGGCGATCCGGGGCATCCTCGTGGTCGACCGCGCGACGGACGAGCCGTTCACGCCGCGCGAGCAGGAGCTGGTCGAGGAGGCGAGCCGCTACGCGGTGCGCGCCATCCAGAACGAGCGCGTGTTCGTGCAGCTCGAGCGCGCGAAGGTCGAGCAGGGCAAGCTCTACCGCGCAGCCGAGGCGCTGAACGCGGCCACGACCGAGGCCGACGTGGTCGACGCCGGCGTGAAGAGCGCCCGCGAGATCACCTCGGTCGACTTCGCCGCCGTGACGCTCTTCGACGAGGTCTCGAAGACGCACGAGGTGCGCGCGGTGAGCGGAGGCGACGCCGAGGGCGTGGTCGGGCAGCGGTTCAAGAACAACGCGGGCCTCGTGTCGATGGCGCTCGAGAACAAGCACCCGCTGCCCTACCGCGGCGAGTACGACGACAAGCGCCAGACCGTCTTCACGCGCAAGGTGGCGCCGCCTGCGATGCCGTCGATCATCGTCCTGCCGATGCTCGTGCACGACAAGCCGCTCGGCACGCTGGTGCTCGGCTCGCGGCGTCGTGGGGCGTTCAACGACGCGGCGCGCAGCACGCTCGAGGTGCTCGCGAGCCACGTGGCCGTCTCGCTCGCCAACGCGCGCATGATGCGGCGCCTGGAGGAGCTCGCGACGATGGATGGGCTCACGGGCCTCCTGAACAAGCGCGCGATGCTCGAGGTGGCCGATCAGAAGATCAAGGCGTCCAAGCGCTTCGGCCGGAAGCTCAGCGTGCTCGTCACGGACATCGACCACTTCAAGAAGGTCAACGACACCTACGGCCACGACGCGGGCGACGTGATCATCAAGGGCCTCGGCGAGATCCTCCGCCGCGAGCGGCGCGTGACGGACGCGGTCGCGCGCTTCGGCGGCGAGGAGTTCGTGGTGATCTGCGAGGAGACGGACGCGCGCGGCGCGCTGATGCTGGCCGAGCGCGTGCGCGAGGAGCTCGGCAAGACGATCTTCCACGCTCCGAAGCCCGGCCCCGACGGCCAGCCCGTCACCATCCGCGTGACGTGCTCGATCGGCGTCGCCACCTTCCCCGAGGCCGGCGCGACGTGGGAGGAGATGTTCAAGGCCGCGGACGAGGCGCTCTACACGTCCAAGCGCTCCGGCCGAAACCGCACGACCGCCTACGCGCCCGCGCCCCGCGCCGCGCTTCCCTCCAAGGCCCAGAGCGCCGCCTGA
- a CDS encoding SirB1 family protein, with translation MQSRPSLTLFAHVASLPDAEMDLAQAALLIAESEYPRLDMAHYMMVLDELARGARQKLDIVGPSSGDERIQGLVEWLYGEQGFRGNMEDYYDPRNSFLNDVLERRRGIPITLALVLIEVAHRVGLEAYGISFPSHFLVRTGGREPIIIDPFDGRLLGRAELRALHERVTGKPGDIGQRLLEPCDKRQFLFRMLNNLRNVYASRGDRERQRLVLEHMVALAPTQEIRTELERLGGGRITFRSGGHALN, from the coding sequence ATGCAATCTCGCCCCTCCCTCACCCTGTTCGCACACGTCGCCTCGCTGCCCGATGCCGAGATGGACCTCGCGCAGGCGGCGCTCCTCATCGCCGAGAGCGAGTACCCGCGCCTCGACATGGCCCATTACATGATGGTGCTCGACGAGCTCGCCCGAGGGGCGCGTCAGAAGCTCGACATCGTCGGCCCCAGCTCGGGCGACGAGCGGATCCAGGGCCTCGTCGAGTGGCTCTACGGCGAGCAGGGCTTCCGCGGAAACATGGAAGACTATTACGACCCGCGGAACAGCTTCTTGAACGACGTGCTCGAGCGCCGCAGGGGCATCCCGATCACGCTGGCGCTCGTGCTCATCGAGGTCGCGCATCGCGTGGGGCTCGAGGCGTACGGCATCTCGTTCCCGAGCCACTTCCTCGTGCGCACGGGGGGACGCGAGCCGATCATCATCGATCCTTTCGACGGCCGCCTGCTCGGGCGCGCCGAGCTGCGGGCGTTGCACGAGCGCGTGACGGGCAAGCCGGGCGACATCGGGCAGCGCTTGCTGGAGCCGTGTGACAAGCGGCAGTTCCTCTTCCGCATGCTCAACAACCTGCGGAACGTGTACGCCTCGCGCGGCGATCGCGAGCGGCAGCGGCTGGTGCTCGAGCACATGGTCGCGCTCGCGCCCACGCAGGAGATCCGGACCGAGCTGGAGCGGCTCGGCGGCGGCCGGATCACCTTCCGCTCGGGCGGGCACGCGCTGAACTAG
- a CDS encoding ThuA domain-containing protein: MRSYVLSWSLVATSIVAFAAFPIACAVSGVKGTGSGGAAGSGGSGGSGGTTSSETGGSGGGDAGPDAMPEPGAPCAADVDCADLTSTCSVGACVDGFCQKQGINDFKPCEDGLFCTINDVCVNGTCLGGTSKICPSSGEVCKIGSCDEAMDACTLVPVNEGGSCDDGDPCTDLGTCKAGTCGLGPPINCSHLDGTCSKGVCDKVLGCVAQPLNDGSKCDDGAYCTVNDKCQTGKCTGEPNPCGAPNDPCKVAVCDEITKTCKAVNGNDGASCDDGSACTAGETCASGICVGGMPANPGLSCNDSNACTVGEACLGGLCSGGTPIVACATGDGCCPPGCDALSDQDCKKLKVGVTSGLYYSDDLRAYLATEPFIASAVKTTACKLADLQQFDVVVLWGNTSCLDEKAINAYVQGGGGVIATPWFFDKFGALDALPVTASIIGGKPSYPLQVTVTDPADVLLQGVQFNAGDLVGWEDGSFSLKPGATGSVNWLNDPKKLAVSKWAYGSGRSVYLDFHYITADCDLAIKYPWGQKLVYNAVLWTGKVF; this comes from the coding sequence ATGCGGTCTTACGTGCTTTCTTGGTCGCTCGTCGCCACATCCATCGTCGCCTTCGCAGCCTTCCCCATCGCGTGCGCCGTCTCTGGCGTGAAGGGGACGGGCAGCGGGGGCGCCGCGGGGAGCGGTGGCTCCGGAGGCTCCGGCGGCACGACGTCCTCGGAGACGGGCGGCTCCGGCGGCGGCGACGCGGGCCCCGACGCCATGCCCGAGCCCGGCGCTCCTTGCGCCGCCGACGTCGACTGCGCCGATCTCACCAGCACGTGCAGCGTCGGCGCTTGCGTGGACGGCTTCTGCCAGAAGCAGGGCATCAACGACTTCAAGCCCTGCGAAGACGGCCTGTTCTGCACGATCAACGACGTCTGCGTGAACGGCACGTGCCTCGGCGGCACCTCGAAGATCTGCCCCTCGAGCGGCGAGGTCTGCAAGATCGGTAGCTGCGACGAGGCCATGGACGCCTGCACGCTCGTGCCCGTCAACGAGGGCGGCTCCTGCGACGACGGCGATCCGTGCACCGACCTCGGCACGTGCAAGGCCGGCACCTGCGGGCTCGGGCCGCCGATCAACTGCTCCCACCTCGACGGCACGTGCTCGAAGGGCGTCTGCGACAAGGTGCTCGGCTGCGTCGCGCAGCCGCTGAACGACGGCTCCAAGTGCGACGACGGCGCGTACTGCACGGTCAACGACAAGTGCCAGACCGGCAAATGCACGGGCGAGCCGAACCCCTGCGGCGCCCCGAACGACCCCTGCAAGGTCGCCGTGTGCGACGAGATCACGAAGACGTGCAAGGCCGTGAACGGCAACGACGGCGCCTCGTGCGACGACGGCAGCGCGTGCACGGCCGGCGAGACGTGCGCGAGCGGCATCTGCGTCGGCGGCATGCCCGCGAACCCGGGTCTGTCCTGCAACGACAGCAACGCCTGCACCGTGGGCGAGGCGTGCCTCGGCGGCCTGTGCAGCGGCGGCACCCCGATCGTCGCCTGCGCGACCGGCGACGGCTGCTGCCCGCCCGGATGCGACGCGCTGAGCGATCAGGACTGCAAGAAGCTCAAGGTCGGCGTGACGAGCGGCCTTTACTACTCCGACGACCTGCGCGCCTATCTCGCGACCGAGCCTTTCATCGCGAGCGCGGTGAAGACCACCGCCTGCAAGCTCGCGGATCTACAGCAGTTCGACGTCGTCGTCCTGTGGGGCAACACGAGCTGCCTGGACGAGAAGGCGATCAACGCCTACGTGCAGGGCGGCGGTGGGGTCATCGCCACGCCCTGGTTCTTCGACAAGTTCGGCGCCCTCGACGCCCTGCCGGTGACGGCCTCGATCATCGGCGGCAAGCCGAGCTACCCCTTGCAGGTCACCGTCACCGACCCGGCCGACGTGCTCCTGCAGGGCGTGCAGTTCAACGCGGGCGACCTCGTCGGCTGGGAGGACGGCAGCTTCTCCCTCAAGCCCGGCGCGACGGGCTCGGTGAACTGGCTGAACGACCCGAAGAAGCTCGCGGTCTCCAAATGGGCCTACGGCTCCGGGCGCAGCGTGTATCTCGACTTCCATTACATCACGGCCGATTGCGATCTCGCCATCAAATACCCCTGGGGACAGAAGCTCGTTTACAACGCCGTGCTCTGGACCGGGAAAGTGTTCTAG
- a CDS encoding polysaccharide deacetylase family protein translates to MPPARILFYTATVGAIALVARAILIGPIPMWIVLVALHAYIALMLCGVFFLRLRVFVDAVCKGPEDARGVALTFDDGPSPLSTPKVLDLLDEAGVKATFFVIGHKAEAHPDLVREIVARGHLVGSHSYGHHRLFSLLSARAVEEDMERSLALLEKITGSRPSLFRPPIGHTNPRIARAVDRLGLTVVGWSVRALDGLAASRADKVAARVVRGLEDGAIVLLHDASEREDHTPASLEALPRILEGMRARQLPGVTVEAFVAAEEAREERKEKQV, encoded by the coding sequence GTGCCCCCCGCGCGGATCCTGTTCTACACGGCGACGGTCGGGGCCATCGCGCTCGTGGCGCGGGCGATCCTCATCGGTCCGATCCCCATGTGGATCGTGCTCGTCGCGCTCCACGCGTACATCGCGCTGATGCTGTGCGGGGTGTTCTTTCTGCGCCTGCGCGTCTTCGTCGACGCCGTCTGCAAGGGGCCCGAGGACGCGCGCGGCGTGGCGCTCACCTTCGACGACGGCCCGAGCCCGCTCTCCACGCCCAAGGTGCTCGACCTGCTCGATGAAGCGGGCGTGAAGGCGACGTTCTTCGTGATCGGCCACAAGGCCGAGGCGCACCCGGATCTCGTGCGCGAGATCGTGGCGCGAGGTCACCTCGTCGGCTCGCACTCGTACGGGCATCATCGGCTCTTCTCGCTCCTGTCGGCGCGCGCGGTCGAGGAGGACATGGAGCGGTCGCTCGCCCTGCTCGAGAAGATCACGGGCAGCCGGCCGAGCCTCTTCCGGCCGCCGATCGGGCACACGAACCCGCGCATCGCGCGCGCGGTCGACAGGCTCGGGCTCACGGTCGTGGGCTGGTCGGTGCGGGCGCTCGATGGGCTCGCTGCGTCGCGCGCGGACAAGGTCGCGGCCCGGGTCGTGCGCGGGCTCGAAGATGGGGCGATCGTGCTCTTGCACGACGCATCCGAGCGCGAGGACCACACGCCGGCGAGCCTCGAGGCGCTCCCGCGCATCCTCGAAGGCATGCGCGCGCGGCAACTGCCGGGCGTGACCGTCGAGGCGTTCGTGGCGGCGGAAGAAGCCCGAGAAGAGCGCAAAGAAAAGCAAGTCTGA